A stretch of DNA from Acidobacteriota bacterium:
CGCCGGAGCCAATGCGGTATTTGGTGTCAATCGCTTGGCGATCAACGATAAAGTCGCAAGGCTCATCCGCTCCGATCCGCAAGGCTGGTTTGAAGCCTGGACAAGTCTGGCGGCATAGTTCAATCACCAGCCGTTGCCAGCACATGCCCAACTCGCGCCCCCAGTATTGACGGTTTTCCCGCTTCAACTCAGGCGTAATAGCAAAAGCCGCCATCAATAGATCAACCTCGTTGTTTTCTTCCTGGTAGGTTTTGCGGGAGAACGAGTCCTGATATTGGCTCAGAATTTGGCCGAGGGAGGTTTCAATTTTTTCGCTTTCGTTCATTGCGCTCTTTCAGGCAATCGCTCAATTTGACGCCTAATGCTGCTGCGATGCGGTTGGCGTTGAGCAGCGTGATATTGCGTTCGCCACGTTCGACTGCGCCGATATAGGTGCGATGCAAGCCTGCCAGATCAGCCAGCGCTTCCTGCGATAAGCCTTGAGCAAGGCGTAATCTTTTGATGTTGTCGGCAAAAACTTGCGTCACATCCATACGCCACATTTAACCCCAGTGATGACTATCAGGCGACAGACTATGAGTAGCATCGTGAATGTGCTACATTCCGCGCGGCTCAGAATTGGAGGGTTTGTCGTGAAGGAGTGGAGTGATGAAGTTTGATGAGTTGGATGAAAAGATGCGCGTCTACGAAACCGCCCACGATCATTGCGCCGTGCCGGGGATGTTTCTGGCCGCGCGGATTGACGGGCGCAGCTTCACGCGGCTGACGCGCGAGGTGCAGCAGTTCGAGGCGCCCTTTGATGAACGCTTCCGCGATCTGATGGTGGCAACGACGGAGCATCTGATGCAGTGCGGCTTTCGGGTGATTTATGGCTACACGCAAAGCGATGAGATTTCGCTGCTGTTTCATCCGCTCGAAAATGCTTTTGGCCGCAAGCTGCGCAAGTACGATTCGATTCTGGCGGGCGAGGCGAGCGCGAAGTTCGCCTTGCTGCTGGGCGCGCACGCGGCGTTTGATTGCCGGTTGTCGTTGCTGCCCAATGCCGGGCTGGTGCGCGATTACTTCCGCTGACGCAACGAGGACGCGCACCGCAATGCGTTGAATGGCTGGTGTTACTGGACGTTGCGCAAGGACGGTTTGGATGTGACGCGGGCGACGAAGCAGTTGGAAGGCATGTCGGTGGCAGCCAAGAACGAGTTGTTGTTTCAACACGACATCAATTTCAACGACGTGCCGAACTGGCAAAAGCGCGGCAGCGGCTTGTATTGGGAAAGCTACGAAAAGCCTGCCCTCAATCCGCAGACGGGCGCACAGGTCTTTGCCCTACGGCGGCGCATCAAGGTAGATTACGAACTGCCGATGCGTGATGCTTACAGCGAGTTTGTGTTGAGTTTGTTAGCGCGGGAAACCGCCGTCACGCTTCAGCCCACACCTTATGAATAAAGTCTCCTGGCGATTGGTTTCGATTTTGGGAGCGTTGACGGCGTTCGGCTCGCTCTCGATTGATATGTATTTGCCGAGCTTTCCGACGCTCGAAAAAGAATTGCGCGCGAGCGGTTCCGCCGTCCAGTTTTCGCTGGCGGCGTTTTTTATTGGGCTGGCGTTGGGACAGGCGTTTTACGGGCCGTTGGCGGATCGGTTCGGGCGTAAGCGTCCGCTGTATTTTGGCGTCGCGCTTTATGTGGTGGCGTCGGTGGGTTGCGCGTTGGCTCCGAATATCGAGAGCCTGATTGCGTGGCGTTTTGTGCAGGCTGTGGGCGGCTGCGCGGGGATCGTGATTGCGCGGGCGATGGTGCGCGATCTGTTCGATCACCATTCGTCAGCAAAGGTCTTCTCGTTGCTGGTGCTGGTGCTGGGCGTGGCGCCGATTCTGGCGCCGGTGCTGGGCGGCTATGTGCTGAAAGCTTATGGCTGGCGTGCGATCTTCGTGATTCTGGCGGTGTTTGGCGTGGGCTGTTTACTAGCGGCAATTTTCGGTTTGCAGGAGACGTTGCCGGAAGCGGCGCGGCATACACACGACAATCCGATTCGCACGGCAGTGCGCGTATATGGGCAGTTACTGGTTGACCGGCGGTTTAATGGTTATGCGCTGGCAGGTGCCGTGGCGCAGGCCGGGCTGTTTGCGTACATCTCGAATTCGCCGTTTGTGTTCATTCAGTTCTATGGCGTGCCGGAGCAGGTTTTCGGAATCCTATTCGGTGTGAATGCATTTGGGTTGATCGCCGCTTCGCAAATCAATCATCGGCTGCTGGCGCGCTGGAAGCCGGATGAGATTTTGCATTGGGTAGTGTTGCTGATCGCATGTTTCGGCTTGGTGATGTTGCTGATGGCATGGACGCGCTTGGGCGGGATGTGGACGGTCTGGCCGCCGCTGTTTGCCTTTGTGTCGGCGCTGGGGTTTTCGTTCCCGAACATGATTGCGGGCGCGATGGCGCATCAGGCCGAACGTGCCGGGAGCGCTTCAGCGTTGGTGGGCACGTTACAGTTTGGGGCAGCGACGTTAGCAGGTTCACTGGTGGGCGTGTTTCATAATGCATCGGCGGTGCCGATGGCGGCGGTGATTGCGGGTTGTGGCTGTTTGGCGCTGTTGCTGCACCGGATAATGATTCAGCCTTTGGTGCGTGAATTGGGGCAAGTAGAGGTGGAAGAGGAAGTGGATTTACAAATTGTGGATTGATGAGACTGATGCGGTACCGGGAGCGGTAGCGACCGGGTTAGTCTGGCCTTGAGCCGATTGAATCAGAGGCTAACCCGGTCGCTACCGCTCCCAGTACTGCATCTTTTCACTTCGTCGGCGTAATTTCGACCTTCCGATACAGAATCTTGGTGTGATCGCCTTGCAGCATGATCGGGCCAGGCG
This window harbors:
- a CDS encoding helix-turn-helix transcriptional regulator; the protein is MDVTQVFADNIKRLRLAQGLSQEALADLAGLHRTYIGAVERGERNITLLNANRIAAALGVKLSDCLKERNERKRKN
- a CDS encoding restriction endonuclease — encoded protein: MNESEKIETSLGQILSQYQDSFSRKTYQEENNEVDLLMAAFAITPELKRENRQYWGRELGMCWQRLVIELCRQTCPGFKPALRIGADEPCDFIVDRQAIDTKYRIGSGDSGTLKKFKGYGKLLTEQNYQPILLIVREDNLGNAINACLLSGWQVLTGNATYNFIQQLTGFDLKQFLQAKAAAYKVSR
- a CDS encoding multidrug effflux MFS transporter; translation: MNKVSWRLVSILGALTAFGSLSIDMYLPSFPTLEKELRASGSAVQFSLAAFFIGLALGQAFYGPLADRFGRKRPLYFGVALYVVASVGCALAPNIESLIAWRFVQAVGGCAGIVIARAMVRDLFDHHSSAKVFSLLVLVLGVAPILAPVLGGYVLKAYGWRAIFVILAVFGVGCLLAAIFGLQETLPEAARHTHDNPIRTAVRVYGQLLVDRRFNGYALAGAVAQAGLFAYISNSPFVFIQFYGVPEQVFGILFGVNAFGLIAASQINHRLLARWKPDEILHWVVLLIACFGLVMLLMAWTRLGGMWTVWPPLFAFVSALGFSFPNMIAGAMAHQAERAGSASALVGTLQFGAATLAGSLVGVFHNASAVPMAAVIAGCGCLALLLHRIMIQPLVRELGQVEVEEEVDLQIVD